GTATGTCTGGTAGGGGCGGTGGGGCTGGCAGAGGTGGTGTCTTGGCCCATTCTTTCAGGGAATGAGTTGATGGTGTGGGAATGGCTGGATCTTGAAAAGTAGAGGTACCAAGTACTGCATTGTCCCGAAACCATTTCAGTTGTCCATGCTTCAAGGCATATCGGGTGTCTCCAAACCATTGAATGATCTCAGGGCGAGGTAAACCAGTGATCTGTTCTAGTTTATGGTAATCTTCTCGTCGTGCCCATTGGCACTGTAGAAAAAAGGATTTGAGGATGGCCAGCTGTTCTTTGGTTTTACGCTTAGTCTTTCGCTGGTGTTGCATATCTGGCGAAAGGTATTCTGTGGGGCCAACCCTACTTGCTACTGAGTTATTTCGTAGCCTTTGGGGCCAGGGTGGTTCTACTTGTGGAGATGGTGCCTGTTCACTAGGCGGGAATGACTGTGGGATATAGCCCAAAGGCTGGAGGGGTTTAGGAGTGGCAGTAGTTCCATTAGCCAATACTTGGAAAGAGGGAGATGGAGATGTCCCATTAGGTGCGGACTCTTCCTTACAACTACTGACAAGTAATGAGACTGACGGGGGTTTATCCCCAGCACATGGCTGATGGACAGCGGTGGAATGATTCCAGGAAGCAGTCCCTCCACCACACGACTGATCGGAACCCATTTCTGCATGCTCCTCAGAGAGTCCACTGATCTGAAGATCCTGACAAAAACCTGACTGGCCGGGGAATGCTCTGCTGCCTGTCACCAGAGGTTCCTTCACTTTCTGGTGACTCTGTGGCAGCTGTGGTACCTGAGAGGGTTCCTCAGGCTCAACCTTCAATCCTTTCATCTGGGTGGGCTCACTACGAGCCAAAGGACAGAGTCCAAGAGCAGCCTGCTCTGGGGAGGGCACTGGAGGCGTCTCCTGTGGGGGCTGCACTGCATGATGCGTGAAAGCGAGAAGAGATTTGAAATGGAGCTGATCTCTGTGGTACACCACTCGGGCGCGAGTCTCTTCTATCTCTTCAGATGACCAGCTGATGCCACAGCGGAGGCGTTGGGCCATGAACCAGGTCTTTACCTTCTCCATCTGCAGCCCGTATCGCAGGCAGAGGAGAGCAATATCTGCCAGGCTTGGATAGGGAAAGTAGCTGAAGGTTTGTAGCAGGTGTTCATTTCCATCCAGCTCACTGGTTTGCGCTGCTTGAGTCCACACAAGCTGCAGCTCCTCAGAGATTGGAGGGAGGCAGATGAGCCCTGCTGCCGAGCTGTTAAGACTGCTGGTATCTTTGTTAGGCATGGCGTGCTCTGACTTGTGCTCTTCAGAGACAGctgtaagaagaagaaaaacagctcCATCACTGAGGCGCTTCTGGcccatcttttaatttttaccaAACTGCTAGACaccaaacaattttttaaagatttatttattatgtatacagtgttctgcttgtgtgcatgcctgaaggccagaagagggcaccagatctctttacagatctcattacaggtggctgtgagccaccatgtggttgctgggaattgaactcaaacttttggaagagcaggctgagccatctctccagcctccaaccAACCAATTTTCTGTCTGAATCATGTTGTATTGCTCCTAAAATGCTTCAATCATTTCGCAATTTTCACAATCTTGTCAAGTCATCAGAACCTGCCATAATTCACaggagttttggtttttttttctttcccctgagAATTCATAGTTCTTTATATGAAACACAAAGTCCACAGAAGTTGggatagctgggcggtggtggcgcatgcctttaatcccagcactcaggaggcaaaggcaggcgaatccctgtgagttcgaggtcagcctggtctacaagagctagttccaggacagctaggactgttacacagggaaaccctgtcttgaaaaacaaaaacaaaaaaaggtgtgATAAAAACAACCCCAAGTCATATGACAAAATTCTGTCTTTAGAGACTAAGGAAAAAGGTTATCCTCCCAAAGCCTTTGCCTTTCCAATTTCAATTTGCTTCTGAAAGCTATCAGACAACTCTCCTCTTGAAGTTCATGAAATGGAACAGTACTCACAGACTGAATATTAAACCACAAAAACAGACATCATGCAGTAGTCTCAGAATGATTACTCTTTAGTGCTAACAATCTTGAATTGCTCCCAGAACATGGAGACAGGAAAACAGGCTATCAAGTCGGCATGGGCGTGTATACCTACATACAACCTGGTACTTGGTGATTAGGCAGGCATGGGAATGTATACTTACAACCCAGCACTTGAAGGTTAGTCAGTGGCACTAGGAAtccaagagttcaaggacagtctaaactaaaccctgcctcaaaccacacaaaaagccaacaaggaaacaGAATGGGGATACCGTCCGTCCCCCACTCGGGTAGGAAGATTTTGAAGCCAAGATCTTGAAATAAAGCTTATTCCCCTTGGGTTGGATCTTGGGGAGAGAGAAATTTTCTCCCTCAAGTCAGCTTACCAGAGGTTATCACTTCTCCAACTCTCCTCTTACAGCTCAGCCTCTCTAGGGAGCCCAGAGATGAACCCCCACTAACAGCCCACTCCAAATGGGCAAAAGGGCTCTCATCTCTGGTCCAGCTTGCTCCTCAAACCCAGGTGGACAGGCTCATTAAACTGAGGCTAGCTCCTGCAAGccccccagcagcagcagcactgctTCCAGGGTTATAGGCAAAGGGACCTACTCATTCTTCAATGCCTGTGAAGCAAGCTCCCAGAATATTCTATAGAAATTTTCATTCAGCTCCCTTCTTTGGCATTAGAGAGATTTTAGCACATCATGGTTTATTCCTGGAGGAATCCCATTGATGTTTGTATTACTTCTGGCCTGTTCAGAATGGGAAAGGAGTCCATGTGAATGCTACTACTGATTGAGACAACAAATTTCAAGTCCACGAAGGGCAGTGTATAAGGAGCTCCTGTTTTCACTTCTTTGGAGACCTCCaggctaggcaagtgctgtaACACCAAGAGGTGTTAAACCCTTAGGGGCTTTATTTACTTTAATCTCTaaaaactttttatattttattttatgaatgttttatctgtatgtatgtatatgacaCGTGTGTCCTTGGTGCcctcaaaggtcagaagagggtaccagttcccctggaactggagttacagttggatgtgaactgccatgtgggtactgggaatgaaatccaggtcctctgcaagagcaacaagtgctcttaactgctgagccatccccacTAGAGGATTACAAAACTTCACAGTCATTTTAGTGTTTGCTTGCCATAGCTTTTAACAGCTAAGTCTAATAGACCAGAGTCCATGGAGATCCTAAAGCAGTACACTTGAAGGCTTCTTTACAGGAGATGAGACAGTCTATGTGGAAGCAGCTTATGAATTCTTGGCTCCTGCTACTTTGCAGTTAGCTCGGAGAAGTTAGTTAAGTCACTGAAACCCTAATGACCCTCCACTTCCCTCCTATGTAAAGAATTCTTCATGCATAGAAAGGTTACATATTGTCACCAGCATCTACTGTATGTCGTGCAGTATCGTCAGAAACAGCAGCTTTTagagaggggaggggtggggtatGGCAGACTTGAGATTTCCTGCGATGTCCTGCTTCCTAGGATGCTGTTTGTCTGCCAGGCaatagtggtgtacacctttaatcccagcacttgggaggcagaggcaggcggatctctgtgagttcaaggccagcctggtctataagagctagttccaggacaggctcaaaagctacagagaaaccctgtctcaggagaaaaaaaaaaacaaaaaacaaacaaacaaaaaaaacaacaacaacaaaaaaaccgcTGTTGGTCCTTAGCCAAACAATTTCACCCAAGGCTtagtttcttcctctcagaaaatAGAGGTGCCCACCCAGGAAGTCTACATTGGGGTAGAAGCCAGGGTCATCTGgtaggcaagcacttcaccactgagctacacagctCCAGCTCTCGTGATTTTATATTCTATAGTTTAGGGTTTGGATACAATTTCAGAATGGATTTTGctgctttgagaaaaaaaagggaggggtctagagagaagactcagtgcttaagagcacctggccactcttccagagggcccaggctCAGTTCcagcagttccagaggatccagtgccctcttctggccgctgtGGGCATTGCAtggatgtggtgcacagacaataGAAAATAGGGCCATAGGTTAAGTCTCAGGGATAAGCACACTTTCAGCAAAGCCTACAATTTGATTCCTAGAACACATGGTGaaaagagaaccagctcccacaagttgtAGCCAAGAAATAGTCTAGTCAGTGTGAAAAGGAGAGCTGACGTAAGAGACTATGAGGTATTGCAGTTCCAGGTCTCAAGCAGCATCTTATTCGTGGGGTCTGCTGTCCTTCATCTTCTCATAGCATAAGCAGTACAATGTACACTATTACAACATCTTAGTGTACAGTCTATATTTTATTCTCACAATCCAACATTGCAGCATATGATCTATATCTGGCTCTCATAATGTACAGAAGTTGGAGCAGAATTCCTGAGATAGAATGTTggcttttaatattattatttattttgagacagggtttctctatgtagctgtgGTCGTCCTGgtactccttctgtagaccaagctggcctctgcctcctgattgcttggattaaaggtgtataccactatGACTGGCtagaatgttattttattttttttagaatgttattttaagtCAGGACATAGCTGTATAGCTGGTAATCTTCTGGAAGAATCTTTTTTAATTAGGGGCATAGTGCAACCAGGATGGCTTATAAGATGGCAAGTagagggccaggcatggtggtgcacaccttcagtctcagcatttggaaggcagaggcaggtggatctctgaatctgaacccagcctggtctacagagtgagttccggacagccagagctacgtaaagagaaagaaacagatgaCATGTAGGATAGACTCTACAACTACACTGTCACTTTCTTGGGCCTCCATTTTAGACTGGGGCAGAGATGGTGGTGATGTATCTATTATGAATATAATCATACCTGCACCCTTGTTGCACATGTCAAATACAGTATTCTGCTTAATTGTTAATGTAAATCAGCACATCTCCCCGCCTTCTGCGGCCCAGGCGGAAGGAAAGGACGGGTGCCTGAACTGGCAGCTTAGGCGTCCATTCGCTGGGAGGGGAAACAGGACTGGGGTGTTCTGGGTAAACGTAGGCGTGTACTGAAGTAGAAGATAACGTGGAAAACTAGGTCTGATCCTGCTCAAGTCCCTAAGTCTTTATTCACAGAAGAAACACTGCCTAAGGTGTGTCTGCGTGACGCAGTGGTCAGGGCTGTAAGGACTTTGTAATGTTTCACTATGTGCTTCAGTTGAACTTTTTAGATTATGAACTTTCTCTGGGAATCATATAAAAATGTACAGAGCCCTGGGCTGGAGATGCGCCTCAGcacaggttcagttcctggcacccgcATTTAATGACTCATAATCACCTGTAcgtccagtttcaggggatccacgGCCCTTCTAGCTACCATGGGCTCCTGATCATacaaactcacacaggcacacacacatacacgtaaatCAATCTTCTGTTAAAAGTGGCAGACCTTCTGAAAATTatgacttaaaaaacaaaagtatgtCAGATAACACTGCCAAGAAGCCGGCTTCAGAATCTGCCCTACAGCGCTCCTAATTTAATGAAGGCAGTGTGGTATCTTACTTAAAAGTGAACAATCAGTTTAAAcagtaaatcagaaaaaaaatggaaagagaaggagTCAAGAATGAAGACTGTCTAGAAGGAGCATCTGTGGCAGCAGCTGGGGCAGGGAAGGTGCTAAGTGGTTCAGAAGCCTGGCTGAAGCGACCCACAAGATTACATGAGTAGCACCCGCAGTGTCCTGGCTCCTCAAGGCTCGCTATTCTCCAGTGCAACAATACTGCCTCTATTcaggtgtctgtgtgcctgcaacAGTGTGCTTCTACAACTGCGTATGCCCTGCGTAGCGCCCATCTCTGGTTATTTGTAGAATGTCATGAAGCATCATGAAAAcctattaaaatatgaaaacaaagtcAACTCAGAAGGCCAAGCCAACTCAGGAGGACCACAAATTTCAGACCAGCATGAGCTAGGGTaaaactagatttttaaaaaaaaaatgctttggagaGACTAATTCAAGTGTATGCATTAAAACCCTGCCCAGTTAGGAGTGGGCAAGGCAACTTTAGAAGGCTGAATTGGGTATGCTCCATTCAGGTGGCTTCCACGTGTCCAATCTTGATTCACTTTGAAGAAAGCCAAACTGGAAATAACACATGATCAAAGTGAGTTGCTCTCATGTAGAGTGGCAGAATAAAATTACCTGGGAAACTTAAAAGGCTACCCTCCTCCCCATTCCCAGCTGGTTAGTGGACTGGGACACAGgcattcagctttttaaaaagttctcagGGTGCAGTTAATACTAGAAAAGACGAGTTAAACCACACCCAAGATTGGTGAAATCTACTTCCAATTGTAAAGTTTagggtatgtatgtattttagttTTTAGATTTCTGGCTTTTGCAATTACTGTCTCCCTATCCTAATACTGTAGCTATAAATGGACTTCAAACACATGACGAAAAGGCTCATAAGAAAAAACATCGATCTAGGCCATTACTGACTTTCAAGCAAGTCTCAGGCTTGAGTTTTCTTCCAGTTTACAAGTCTCAGATAGGGGCGCAAAACCGGGAACCTGTGAGGACTTTTCGTTTCCTGGTTGGTTGTCTCAGTATGGCGGGGCACAAGAGTCAGGGGACAGTTTCTTTTAAACCTTTCATTCCCAAGTGGCACTGCTCCCCAGAAGGACGGTCCAGTTGTATAATTAGCATGTTGAGGTCGCCAGGAGGTAGTCATGGACATGGGGAAGGCCTGGGAGGCAGTCTAAGGGGCCCCCGAAGTGGGTCGGAGAACAAAAAGTTACGACACTTGGAGCGGCGAGCCCCAGGAGGCAGGCAAACCTGCATCCTCGCAGAGGGCGTCCCAACCCAGCCTTCCCTAACCCCTACAGACACTCCTTGGCCTCCGCGGGTTACAACACGGATTCGAAAgtccagaggagggaggggagaggggacagaACCCTACGACTTGCAACGGAGGATTCTCCTCCTCCCACAGAATGGGGCTCTGAGGGTTGAGGTTTCGCACTGGCCGGGAGGCAGGCCCAGGGGCTGGGGGGGTCGGTCACTCACCGCGGCGCGGCCCGGGCGGCGGCTCCCAGCCTCGCACCGTGGGCCGGGgcgggaaagggaaagaggacagGGGATCCAAGAGGGAGAGGGGCTGCAGCACGACCTGCTCCCGGCACGCCAGCCGCGGGAAGCCCAgcaccaccgccgccgccgccgcccccgcccccgcccctgcGCGCCCCGCTCCGAGGCGGAGGAGGGGCCGAGGTCGGGATTGGTGGGCGGGCACCGGCACAACGCTCTGGACCGGCCATTCATTGGCTGCGCCGGTCTCGGCCGAAGTCCGCGATTGGCTGCGCGGGCCTAAGCGGGTCTCCGTGGGCGCGAAGGGCAGGGAAGATGTCTTCCAGTGACGGGCGGGTTCGGTGTGTCTTCGCACCGTGTGCTCCCTGCTAAGTTCTTTACTGAACTGCCTGGTCCCCACCCGAGGAAGCCCTTTTAAAATATCCTCTCCCGGTCTTGAACTAGAGCCCAAACGCCGCCAGTAGCGGCAGCCGTAACGAAAGGCTTAAACCCGCCGAGAACGCGCTCAACGTGGATCAGATTTTGGTCCCCAGAAAGACTGTGATCTTAAGAACCCGGAGACTTAGGTCATTTCTGAGGTTAACGTGGCAACAGAGAGGTGTTTCCAGTGATGAAACACTCTGGTTTTCGCTGTTAGGGTGTGATAAGATGTGCTGTTCACTAAACCATTTTCCCATATGGTACGAAGTTCCCGACCAATTTGGGAATATTTAGGATTTCCCATCTTACTTGGGAACCACACTTCTAAAGTGACTTCTGTGGTGGACACTTGAAAAGGCCCAATCTTAACTATTTAGATTACTTAAAAGGCActatcagccaggcagtggtggcgcacgcctttaatcctagcagaggcaggcagatctctgtgagttcgaggccagcctggcctacaagagctaattccaggatagggacagggctgttacacagagaaaccccgtctcgaaaaaccaaaaaaaaaaaaaggaaagaaagaaagaaagaaaaggaggaggaggaggaggaggaagacgaacaagaagaacaagaagaagaggcAATATCAATCTGTGCTTGTATTCTCAGACCTCACTATTTACTCTCCTTACCTCCTGCCACATGAATTTTCTCTTGAACAAATGGGGGCTGAAAAAAATGACTCAGGCTAAGAGTACATGGTGGTCTTGCCCAGGACATGAGTTAGGTTACCGGCACCTAcatcaaaaccacctgtaacttcagctctgagggatctgaagccctcttctggaccTTGTGAGCATCCGCATTGACTTGCACATGTTCCCAGGTTGTCGCACATCCACACACCCCccgttttaaaaaataaatcttaataaatgGATATTCACCTCAAATAGGGAACCAGAGACAGACTAAAGAGATGATTCCACCCAAGGATAGCTTGGTGAACTGGACTTtaattggggttacttacagaagcatGATCGAATTATCAGTGGCTGTGCCCTTCTCCCCAATAAAGTGTCTCCTTCATCCCAACAACTGTTAACAGTTTATATATCCCCAGGGAATGGAGGGAACCTGAGAACTCCTCCCCAGGCAGCCTGGCGTTTCTGTAGGGTGGGTGTGAGACCTCATGAGCATCCTCCATGACGTGTTAATGGGCTCAATATTGTGTGGATACCAGGCAGGTAACCACAGACTACTAAATTCAGGAAGGGGACAGTTTTACCACTACATATTCCACATGTCCTTTCTAAGAAACCAGGCACtggcagaagaggaagggaaaactgtggtaggtatgtaaattaatgaaaaaaaattgaatagaagtatgaaagaagccaggcacaaaACTCCTTTCATTCTTCAGGGCTCCATTCCAGGCAGGATCTGCTTTGATGCTGAGCTATACTGTCTGTGGCTAGTCCATTATCTGCCTCCAATCCCCCTTCACTTAGTAACTCAGTCTCAATGATAAAAGTCATCTTTGTCTGCAAGCACTTAGTAAACACATTGTGGGGGCAAACAAGGAAAACAGGTTCCTTAAAGTTAGACACCTTTGATGTGCCAGACTGTGAGCCAGAGCTGTTGATGTTTACAAGacattctttctccctgcatcaAACATCCCCTTCTGTGAGTTAGCAATGGATGCCACAGACAATTTGAGATTGTCTGAGCTGGGGATACACCTAATTTGGGCTTAGTAGGGAATTTGTGTGGTTTACATAAAGTTATGTCTACCAATAAATTATTATCCCATTGCAGGCATCACTTCTGGACTGAACTGTCCTCCTATTCATGTTAAAGCAGTGAAGTAGTGTTGGGCAAGTGGTGGCacaaccctttaatcccagcactggggaggcagaggcaggtggacctctgtgagttcgaggccagcctggtctacagagctagttccaggacaggttccaaagctacagagaaaccctgtctcaataaccaaatcaaacaaaagcagTGAAACACAATAGTAACTCccatttgtatgtttgtttggtttgttgttgttgtttgttcccccgagacagggtttctctggctgtctggaattctctctgtagaccaggcggctTTTCCAAATTTGGCAAAAatattggtttttgagacaggttcttgacACTAGCCAAGGCTCACGTGCCAGGTTAGCAGTGAACTCCTGGCAGTCCTTCTCCCTCGGCCTCCtaaagtgttggaattacaggcgtgagccactaTGCTTGTTCTAAAATTTCCTTATAGCACAATCAAAGGTGTAAAGATAATTTTTGTAATTAGCATAACCTAAAAGTTAACATTATGTTAGAAAAACTGAAatccctttgtttgttttggagtgttttttgttttgtttttgtttaagacagggtttctctgtgtatccctggctgtcctggaactccctttgtagaccaggctggcctcgaactcacagagatccacctgcctctgctgtctaagtactgggattaaagttgagcaccaccactgcccatcctctttcttattctttataGTAAATATTCTTTACTCGTGATATGAAAAGGCTATCAGAGCAGCAGGATTGGTAACAGGCAGCTGCTGCCAAACCTAATCACCTAGGTTTGATCCCATGGAAACCATATGGCGGAAGGGGAGAGTCACTCCTGGAAGGCTGGTTGTCCTCTGCTTCTTTATGTGggtcttaaacacacacaaataagccaggtgtagtggtatggatttttggtttgttttgttttttcgagacaaggtttctctgtagctttggagcctgtcctggaactagctcttgtagaccaggctggcctcgaactctcaaagatccacctgcctctgcctgggattacagACGGGCGCCACCACCACAGGAcaatggtgcatatctttaatcctattGCTCACGGggagaagtaggtggatctctgtaaatttgaggccagcctgttgtaCATGGCGACGtcaaggacagccaaagctacttgtgtcaaacaaacaacaacttgAAAAGTTCTCAAAGATCATGTAACCAAACacatcacagaaaaacaaattgcCAGATAGGTCATTCTcatcagctttttaaaaactgtaacttATTTCCATCTTTTCCCCATTCTATAAACGCCCACTTTGTgccaattttgtatttttcttcttaaaagttGTATACTTCAGGGACACAGAAATCTGACTCTGCCCTGTGACCAAATGACTACGCTCAATTTCTTTCCTGCTTTTTTGCATCTCCTAAGAAATGCCAGCGTGGGAGGGAGCTGGAAGGCCGAGCAGTCAGAGCTGCAAGTGTTGGGAATTTGGGGTGGATCTGAAATAGTGAAAGCTATGAAAGAAAGAGTTCAGATAAACCCACCACCAAATACGGAAAGGGGCCAGGACCACAGAGCCCCTGCGCAGCCTCCACCTACCTCTCCCTGGAGGCCTGGCCCTCATGTTGACTCTTTATATCTGGCCTCACTTTCAATACAGAGCAAGAGTGGGTGCTCTGCGATGACATCacaacttgactattatgatgtCATGAGGAGGCACACTCCAATGAGGGCTTCCCTAGTAGGTCTGTTGCCTCAGTGTACTGTGGCTAACTCCATGATACCAGTCAGATGTGCGGGAACAATGTTTGTTAAAACCTGGCCCTTTTCAGAGACTTCTTCCCTTTCTAGCTGAGTTCTGTCCAGCCATTCTGGATTAGAAGTCCTTGCTGGTCATCATTGTACCGTCCTTCCTTCGCTTCAGGGTTGCCTTGACAAGCACTGTCCCCCTGCCTGAGGGTTAGAACATAACTTAGGGAGCCCACGAATGAAGAATCCTCACCTAAGAGGAAATAGCTTTTCCCAAGCTGTTCCTTGAACCAGCAGCTAGTGCTGGATGCCAGGGTTTAGTGCTCCAAACTTTCCCATCATCCcatcctgatttccttcagtgatagacagtgatgtggaagtgtaagccaaataaacccgtTCCTCCCCAGCTTGATTTTTGGTCACAgagtttcattgcagcaatagaaaccctaactaagacaggcacTTATGGCAAAACCTAAAgatctgagttctatccctggcacccacacagtgaaaggggaaaaaaaaaactg
Above is a window of Microtus pennsylvanicus isolate mMicPen1 chromosome 15, mMicPen1.hap1, whole genome shotgun sequence DNA encoding:
- the Homez gene encoding homeobox and leucine zipper protein Homez, whose product is MPNKDTSSLNSSAAGLICLPPISEELQLVWTQAAQTSELDGNEHLLQTFSYFPYPSLADIALLCLRYGLQMEKVKTWFMAQRLRCGISWSSEEIEETRARVVYHRDQLHFKSLLAFTHHAVQPPQETPPVPSPEQAALGLCPLARSEPTQMKGLKVEPEEPSQVPQLPQSHQKVKEPLVTGSRAFPGQSGFCQDLQISGLSEEHAEMGSDQSCGGGTASWNHSTAVHQPCAGDKPPSVSLLVSSCKEESAPNGTSPSPSFQVLANGTTATPKPLQPLGYIPQSFPPSEQAPSPQVEPPWPQRLRNNSVASRVGPTEYLSPDMQHQRKTKRKTKEQLAILKSFFLQCQWARREDYHKLEQITGLPRPEIIQWFGDTRYALKHGQLKWFRDNAVLGTSTFQDPAIPTPSTHSLKEWAKTPPLPAPPPLPDIQPLTPPLPAPPPPPDIRPLERYWVAHQQLQEADILKLSQVSRLSTQQVLDWFGSRSSEPAEVVVCLDEEEEEEDEELPEDGEEEEEEDDDDDAI